In Heyndrickxia vini, the sequence CTACAGCTTCTTTCATGATGATCGTATAAAATTCATCGCGTTTTTTTTCAGATAATTGCTTTGAATCATTTAATCCTTCTAAGTAAAAGTGCTCAGGCAAAATAACCGCTGCCGCAATGACCGGGCCTGCAAGAGGCCCTCTGCCCACTTCATCAATACCAGCTATGTACTTAAAGCCTTGTTGCTTGATTTTCGTTTCATATTTCATCATCTGATCAAATTTTTTACGATTCATTTCCTTTACTTCCTGCTGCTTATTCCATTGATTTAGGAGATTTTGAACACCTTTACGTTCATCCATTTCTAGTATTTTAAAGAGCGGATCTTCCTTACTTACCACTGTTTTCAGCATTTCAGAAATATCTTTAATTGTCTTCGTTTTCATGGTCTGTCCCTCATCTTAATTTATAGAATAAAAAATCCCCACATTTAGGGGGATATAATTGCATTTTGTTCACCGGGTATATCGAATGACAAGGCTCCTAATTTATCCGAACGGATATCTCGAACAATTGTTTCTGCTGTTTTATCATAATCGACTTCCCCTTTTGCCATTAAACATCCACGTAATTCACCGATATGATTAAATAAATCGAGAACCTCAGAAGGTATTTCGGAAAAACTATATCTTTCCTTGAGTCGATTAGGATAATTTTCCTCAAGAAAACGTAATGCGTAAATTGAAATATCCTGAAGGTTTAAAATTGTATCTTTAATAGCCCCCGTTAAAGCTAATTTATACCCTACTTCTTGATCTTCAAATTTTGGCCATAAGATCCCTGGGGTATCAAGTAATTCCAATTCTTTCCCGACTTTAATCCATTGCTGTGATTTTGTAATACCTGGCATATTTCCTGTCTTAGCAATATTCTTCTTAGCAAGCCTATTAATCAATGTTGATTTCCCAACATTTGGTATCCCGATAATCATTGCGCGAATAGCTCTAGGTTTCATCCCTTTTGCTTTCATACGATCAAATTTAGGCTTCAATATTTCCTTAGCTGCATTTACAATCTCATGTAAACCACTGCCTGCTTGTGAATTTATTGATAAAGCTTTTCTGTCTAGCTCTGCATAATATTGCAACCATCTTTTCGTCGTATCGCGATCTGCTAAATCAGCTTTATTTAATAAAGTTAATCTCGGTTTTTGCTGGATAATCTCATCAAGCATTGGGTTTGCAGAGGAAACAGGAATTCTCGCATCCACCAACTCAAATACGATATCCACCAGTTTTAATTTCTCCGTAACTTCCCTGCGAGCTTTTGCCATATGCCCTGGGAACCATTGTATTGTCATGCTTTCAACTCCACATTTCTTATTTTACAAGGCGAATATCTGAAATTGGCCAATAAATTAATTTCGTATCACCAATTACTTTCTTCAATGGAACCGCACCAATATGCCGACTGTCTTTACTAAATCTGCGATTATCACCCATGACGAAAATTTCCCCTTCTGGAACCGTTTCTTGGCCGACTGGGGTATCTTTCAAAGTGAAATCTTCAGTAAGAGGACCTTCGGGTAAGTCTTTCTTATATTTATCTAAGTATGGTTCCTTATATGCTTTTCCATTTATATAAAGGGTATCATTTTTATATTCTATCTTATCCCCTGGCAGACCTATTACTCTTTTTATGTAGTCTTTCTTTTCAGGTGCATGGAAAACAACAATATCAAACCGATCTGGATTTCCTAGTTTATTAACGATCATCCGATCTCCATTTTGAAGTGTAGGCATCATGGAAGAACCATCTACAACAATTGGCGCAAATAAAAAATAGCGAATAATAACCGCAAGTGCCACCGCAATTAGTAGTGCTTTTGTCCATTCCCATAATTCGTTCTTTTGTTTTGACATGTTTCCACCGCCTATGTAAAATTGCCAAGCTATATATATTAATATATCAGCTAATCAATGATAAATGTAAATTTTTTTATGCCTATCATTATTTTATATCCAATTTACTTTATCCATAATCCGGATAAAAAAATTATTCATTAAAGTCGAAAAGGAGCTTGATATCAAGCTCCTTTTCTTCTTGTCCAGCACAAGTTGTCTATTAAAGACACTTACACTTTTCTTATTATCGAATTTCTTTAATACGAGCGGCTTTACCACGTAAATTACGTAGGTAGTAAAGTTTCGCACGGCGAACTTTACCGCGACGCACTACTTCAAGCTTCGCAATCTTAGGAGTGTGAACAGGGAATGTACGTTCAACACCAACACCATAAGAAATTTTACGAACTGTGAAAGTTTCGCTGATTCCACCACCACGGCGTTTAATTACAACACCTTCAAATAGCTGGATACGTTCGCGAGTACCCTCGATAACTTTAACGTGTACACGTACAGTATCACCAGGACGGAACGCTGGAAGATCAGAGCGAAGTTGATCTTTTGTAATTTCATCAATAATTTTGTGCATCGAATTCAACTCCTTCCAACAGATGCTCATACAAATCTTAACATGCAGCGGAACATCGTTTTCATGCGATTTATTAAAATAAATCACAAGGAATATCTTATCATATCAATTACTGTATTGCAATCACCTATTTATTATATCTTTAATCTTTCTTAGTCTGTTTCCACTCTTCAATCCATTTTTTGTGTTTCTCTGTTAATGGATAATTATCTAACAAATCAGGTCGTCTTTCATATGTTCGCTTTAAGGATTGTTTCTCTCTCCATTCATCAATATGCTTATGATTTCCTGATAATAGTACATCTGGAACACTCATCCCTCTAAAATCGGCAGGACGTGTATAATGAGGATGCTCTAACAGGCCTGAAGAAAAAGAATCTAGTATGGGAGAATCCTCATTTCCTAACACTCCGGGCAATAGTCGAACAACACTATCGATAATAACCATCGCTCCAAGCTCTCCACCTGTTAACACATAATCACCAATAGAGATTTCATCAGTTACGACATGCTCACGAATTCGTTCATCATATCCTTCATAATGTCCACAAACAAATATAAGATGCTGTTCCTTTGCTAATTCCTCTGATACTTTCTGAGTTAAAACTTTACCTTGAGGACATAAAAGAATCACTCTTGGTGGTTTACTATTTTCGTTATTTTGCGTTAGAGAATCAACCGCATCGAATATGGGTTGAGGCTTTAATACCATACCTGCTCCGCCGCCATAAGGATAATCATCAACCGATTGGTGCTTGTTGTCTGCAAACTCACGAAAATTAACGACATTGTATTGTACAGCATTTTTTTCTGCTGCTTTTTTTAATATAGAGGAACCGAAAACCCCAGAGAACATTTCAGGAAAAAGAGTAAGGACGTCTATTTTCATGTTAATAGCCCTTCCATTGGATCAATCGTTATAACTTTTTCTTCGATATCTACATTTTTTATTATTTCATCAATATACGGGATTAAGTATTCTTTTTTATCTGTACCTTTTACAATCCATACATCATTTGCTCCAGGTGTCAATATTTCTTTTACAATTCCTACTTCTTCTCCGTCTAGCGTAATAACTTTACACCCAATGATTTCATGAAAGTAATATTCCCCTTCATCGAGGTTAGTTAATTGTTCTTCAGAAATCTTTAATAATCCATTCTTCCATTTTTCAACCAAATTAATATTTTCGTACCCATCAAATTGTAATAGATCAAAGTTTTTATGTGTACGATGATTTTTAATCGTTAATTGAATGGGTTCTTGTTCATTTAGAAATAAATAAAGAAGATTTCCTTTTTGATATCGTTCTTCAGGAAAATCGGTTTTGGATATAACACGTACCTCTCCATTAAGTCCATGTGTATTTACAATTTTTCCTACATTAAACCAATTAGTCATGCACTCACCTCTAACGTATTTCTATGATGATTCCATCTTTGATAATAATCATTTGTTCTTTCACTAGTTTCTCCCAATCATCGCCAACTTTTACATCTACAATGGCTTGTACATCCTGTTCTTTAATTTCACTTCCAAGAGGCAATAGAGTTAGTTGCTCGATTTGAAAATCAACTAATTTTATTTTTTCTTTTCTGCTATTAATTTCTTTTTCAAAATGCGTTTTTAAACTAGTTGGAGAGAACTTTTTTGTACGTTCCAATTTTTTTAATTCAAAGCGTAATTGATCACATTCTTTTTGCATCGTGATTTTTTTTTGAATATACGATTGCTGCAATTCTTTTTTACTTTTTTCTGTGAGGACTTGCTTTATTGTTACCGTCTGAAGTAACTGCATTTTCCCCCTCCTTATTTGTTCTTTTACTAACTATTTTACTTTGGCATATGTGATGCTTTATTTTGATAAGGAGTTAAAAAGAGGTATGTATACGAATTTTGTATATAGAAAAAGGGAGGAATTGAACCCTCCCTTTTCTCATGCAGTGTAATAAATTCAGTGTGAGAATTCTTATTCTGCTTGATAAATCAAAGGAAATTATCCTTTGATTTCATTCGATAATTTCCAAATAAATTTTCTTATGATGTTTGGATCCTGCCGCAGCATAGACAACAGTTCGAATGGCTTTTGCAACTCGCCCCTTTTTTCCAATTACCTTTCCAATGTCCTGTTTATTAACTGATAGTTTATAAGTGATGTGATTATCTTCATCAGTTACAAAAACTTGAACATCTTCAGGAGAATCTACAAGAGGCTTTACAATCGTTTCAATCAACTCTTGCATTGAGTTCACGATTATTTGCTATATTTTGCGTTGTGGAATTTTTCCATGATGCCTTGTTTAGAAAATAGATTGCGAACTGTGTCAGATGGTTTTGCACCATTTTGTAACCATTTCATTGCTAGTTCTTCATCAATTTTAACTTCAGCTGGTTGTGAAACAGGATTGTAAGTTCCTACTGTTTCAATAAAGCGTCCATCACGTGGTGAACGAGAATCAGCTACAACAATACGATAGAAAGGAGATTTTTTTGCTCCCATACGTTTTAAACGAATTTTTACTGCCATTTTAAATAGCACCTCCGAATAGTTTTACACAAGATAGTATATTATCAAATATGTGTTTAGTTTGTAAAGTGTTTTTTCTTAACACTAAGTATTATATCAAAAATGATGAGAAAGGACAAACTACATAAATGGAAATTTAAAGCCTTTGCGTTTTCCTTTTTGTTGCATTCCTGTCATTTGTTTCATCATTTTTTTCATTTCTTCAAATTGCTTTAAAAGACGGTTTACTTCTTGGACCGAAGTTCCGCTCCCTTTGGCAATTCTCTTTTTTCTGCCAGCGTTAATAATCTCCGGATTGACTTTTTCCTTTTTCGTCATTGATTGAATAATCGCTTCAACATGACTAATCTGTTTTTCATCAATCTGAAGATTGCCCATGCCTTTAATTTTATTCGCACCAGGCATCATTTTTAATAGTTCGTCGAGTGGACCCATTTTTCGAACTTGACCTAATTGATCGAGAAAATCATCAAATGTAAAATTCATCGTCCTCAATTTCTGTTCAAGTTCTTTTGCTTTTTCCTCGTCAACATTTGCCTGAGCTTTTTCAATTAAAGAAAGCATATCCCCCATACCCA encodes:
- the lepB gene encoding signal peptidase I, whose translation is MSKQKNELWEWTKALLIAVALAVIIRYFLFAPIVVDGSSMMPTLQNGDRMIVNKLGNPDRFDIVVFHAPEKKDYIKRVIGLPGDKIEYKNDTLYINGKAYKEPYLDKYKKDLPEGPLTEDFTLKDTPVGQETVPEGEIFVMGDNRRFSKDSRHIGAVPLKKVIGDTKLIYWPISDIRLVK
- a CDS encoding YlqD family protein; translation: MQLLQTVTIKQVLTEKSKKELQQSYIQKKITMQKECDQLRFELKKLERTKKFSPTSLKTHFEKEINSRKEKIKLVDFQIEQLTLLPLGSEIKEQDVQAIVDVKVGDDWEKLVKEQMIIIKDGIIIEIR
- the ylqF gene encoding ribosome biogenesis GTPase YlqF; amino-acid sequence: MTIQWFPGHMAKARREVTEKLKLVDIVFELVDARIPVSSANPMLDEIIQQKPRLTLLNKADLADRDTTKRWLQYYAELDRKALSINSQAGSGLHEIVNAAKEILKPKFDRMKAKGMKPRAIRAMIIGIPNVGKSTLINRLAKKNIAKTGNMPGITKSQQWIKVGKELELLDTPGILWPKFEDQEVGYKLALTGAIKDTILNLQDISIYALRFLEENYPNRLKERYSFSEIPSEVLDLFNHIGELRGCLMAKGEVDYDKTAETIVRDIRSDKLGALSFDIPGEQNAIISP
- a CDS encoding KH domain-containing protein; the protein is MQELIETIVKPLVDSPEDVQVFVTDEDNHITYKLSVNKQDIGKVIGKKGRVAKAIRTVVYAAAGSKHHKKIYLEIIE
- a CDS encoding ribonuclease HII → MKTKTIKDISEMLKTVVSKEDPLFKILEMDERKGVQNLLNQWNKQQEVKEMNRKKFDQMMKYETKIKQQGFKYIAGIDEVGRGPLAGPVIAAAVILPEHFYLEGLNDSKQLSEKKRDEFYTIIMKEAVAVGTGIITAQEIDKVNIYEATKKAMIAAISDLQTMPDYCLIDAMKLTIPIPQTAIIKGDASSVSIAAASVVAKVTRDRLMKRYADEYPNYLFDKNMGYGTNEHIQAIQKYGPCSIHRKTFAPIKNYI
- the rimM gene encoding ribosome maturation factor RimM (Essential for efficient processing of 16S rRNA), which produces MTNWFNVGKIVNTHGLNGEVRVISKTDFPEERYQKGNLLYLFLNEQEPIQLTIKNHRTHKNFDLLQFDGYENINLVEKWKNGLLKISEEQLTNLDEGEYYFHEIIGCKVITLDGEEVGIVKEILTPGANDVWIVKGTDKKEYLIPYIDEIIKNVDIEEKVITIDPMEGLLT
- the rpsP gene encoding 30S ribosomal protein S16 encodes the protein MAVKIRLKRMGAKKSPFYRIVVADSRSPRDGRFIETVGTYNPVSQPAEVKIDEELAMKWLQNGAKPSDTVRNLFSKQGIMEKFHNAKYSK
- the rplS gene encoding 50S ribosomal protein L19, producing MHKIIDEITKDQLRSDLPAFRPGDTVRVHVKVIEGTRERIQLFEGVVIKRRGGGISETFTVRKISYGVGVERTFPVHTPKIAKLEVVRRGKVRRAKLYYLRNLRGKAARIKEIR
- the trmD gene encoding tRNA (guanosine(37)-N1)-methyltransferase TrmD, which encodes MKIDVLTLFPEMFSGVFGSSILKKAAEKNAVQYNVVNFREFADNKHQSVDDYPYGGGAGMVLKPQPIFDAVDSLTQNNENSKPPRVILLCPQGKVLTQKVSEELAKEQHLIFVCGHYEGYDERIREHVVTDEISIGDYVLTGGELGAMVIIDSVVRLLPGVLGNEDSPILDSFSSGLLEHPHYTRPADFRGMSVPDVLLSGNHKHIDEWREKQSLKRTYERRPDLLDNYPLTEKHKKWIEEWKQTKKD